The following are encoded together in the Vigna unguiculata cultivar IT97K-499-35 chromosome 2, ASM411807v1, whole genome shotgun sequence genome:
- the LOC114173439 gene encoding uncharacterized protein LOC114173439: MATAQEKATPDNLSNNPTASNSSAVPSSWTHPAADPFRNRPPVSALMSAVDSFPDPPPKTTSTTKGIPVMMRAQTCHPLDPLSAAEISVAVATVRAAGATPEVRDSMRFVEVVLVEPDKQVVALADAYFFPPFQPSLLPRTKGGPVIPSKLPPRKARLVVYNKRSNETSIWIVELREVHAATRGGHHRGKVISSKVVPNVQPPMDAVEYAECEAVVKDFPPFREAMKRRGIDDMDLVMVDAWCVGYHSETDAPSRRLAKPLIFCRTESDCPMENGYARPVEGIHILVDMQNMEILEFEDRKLIPLPPADPLRNYTSGETRGGVDRSDVKPLQIIQPEGPSFRVNGHFIQWQKWNFRIGFTPREGLVIYSVAYIDGSRGRRPVAHRLSFVEMVVPYGDPNDPHYRKNAFDAGEDGLGKNAHSLKKGCDCLGYVKYFDAHFTNFTGGVETIENCVCLHEEDHGILWKHQDWRTGLAEVRRSRRLTVSFICTVANYEYGFFWHFYQDGKIEAEVKLTGILSLGALQPGETRKYGTTIAPGLYAPVHQHFFVARLDMAVDCKPGEAFNQVVEVDVKVEQPGENNVHNNAFYAEEKLLKSELEAMRDCNPLSARHWIVRNTRTVNRTGQLTGYKLVPGSNCSPLAGSEAKFLRRAAFLKHNLWVTPYVPEEMQPGGEFPNQNPRVGEGLATWVQQNRSLEEADIVLWYVFGMTHIPRLEDWPVMPVERIGFLLMPHGFFNCSPAVDVPPSASDLDDKDNGISAKQIQNGVIAKL, translated from the exons GTATTCCAGTCATGATGAGAGCTCAAACCTGCCACCCTTTGGATCCACTGTCAGCTGCTGAAATATCAGTGGCTGTAGCTACAGTTCGGGCTGCTGGGGCAACCCCTGAG GTGAGGGATAGCATGCGCTTTGTTGAAGTAGTGTTGGTAGAACCAGATAAGCAAGTTGTTGCATTAGCAGATGCATATTTCTTCCCTCCGTTCCAGCCTTCATTGCTTCCCAGGACTAAAGGAGGACCTGTGATTCCTTCTAAACTTCCCCCAAGGAAAGCACGATTGGTTGTTTACAACAAAAGGTCAAATGAGACTAGCATATGGATTGTTGAACTCAGGGAAGTGCATGCAGCAACTCGAGGTGGTCACCATAGGGGCAAAGTTATTTCTTCCAAAGTCGTTCCAAATGTTCAGCCACCAATG GATGCTGTGGAGTATGCTGAATGTGAAGCTGTTGTGAAGGACTTCCCTCCATTTCGAGAAGCAATGAAGAGAAGAGGGATTGACGACATGGATCTTGTGATGGTGGATGCATG GTGTGTTGGATATCATAGCGAAACAGATGCCCCTAGCCGCAGGCTTGCTAAACCACTAATCTTTTGTAGAACTGAAAGTGACTGCCCCATGGAAAATGGCTATGCTCGTCCAGTTGAAGGAATCCATATACTTGTTGACATGCAAAATATGGAAATTCTTGAGTTTGAAGATCGAAAACTGATCCCTCTTCCACCTGCTGATCCATTGAGAAATTATACTTCTGGTGAAACCAGGGGAGGAGTTGATAGAAGTGATGTAAAGCCATTACAGATTATTCAGCCTGAAGGTCCAAGTTTTCGTGTCAATGGGCACTTCATTCAATGGCAGAAG TGGAACTTTCGTATTGGTTTTACTCCTAGAGAGGGTTTGGTTATTTATTCTGTGGCCTATATTGATGGAAGTCGAGGAAGAAGGCCAGTGGCCCACAGATTGAGTTTTGTTGAGATGGTGGTTCCTTATGGAGATCCAAACGATCCTCACTACAGGAAGAATGCTTTTGATGCAGGAGAAGATGGTCTGGGTAAAAATGCTCATTCTCTCAAGAAG GGTTGTGATTGTTTAGGCTATGTCAAATATTTCGATGCCCACTTCACAAACTTTACTGGAGGTGTTGAAACAATAGAGAATTGTGTCTGCTTGCATGAAGAGGATCATGGTATTTTGTGGAAGCATCAAGACTGGAGAACAGGTTTGGCTGAAGTTCGACGGTCTAGAAGGCTGACAGTATCTTTTATATGCACTGTGGCTAACTATGAGTATGGATTTTTCTGGCACTTCTATCAG GATGGAAAAATAGAAGCTGAGGTCAAGCTCACGGGAATTCTCAGTTTAGGAGCATTGCAACCGGGTGAAACTCGAAAATATGGCACAACCATTGCACCTGGATTATATGCACCTGTCCACCAACACTTTTTTGTTGCTCGTTTGGACATGGCTGTTGATTGCAAGCCTGGTGAAGCATTTAATCAG GTTGTTGAGGTGGATGTGAAAGTTGAACAGCCAGGAGAGAATAATGTTCACAACAACGCATTTTATGCAGAGGAAAAACTGCTTAAATCAGAATTGGAAGCAATGCGTGATTGTAACCCTTTATCTGCTCGACATTGGATT GTGAGAAACACCAGGACCGTAAACCGAACCGGGCAGCTAACAGGATACAAGTTGGTACCAGGTTCAAATTGTTCACCCTTGGCTGGTTCAGAGGCCAAGTTTCTTAGAAGAGCAGCTTTCTTGAAGCACAATCTCTGGGTCACTCCTTATGTTCCCGAAGAAATGCAGCCTGGAGGAGAGTTCCCCAATCAGAATCCACGTGTTGGAGAGGGTTTAGCTACTTGGGTTCAGCAAAATAGATCACTGGAAGAAGCTGATATAGTTCTTTG GTACGTGTTTGGAATGACACACATTCCTCGATTGGAAGACTGGCCAGTTATGCCAGTGGAACGCATTGGCTTTTTGCTTATG CCACATGGGTTTTTCAATTGTTCCCCAGCAGTAGATGTTCCCCCAAGTGCAAGTGATTTGGATGATAAAGATAATGGGATATCTGCCAAGCAGATTCAAAATGGGGTTATTGCCAAGCTTTAA